The following are from one region of the Actinoplanes sp. L3-i22 genome:
- a CDS encoding spermidine/putrescine ABC transporter substrate-binding protein, with protein MPSRSTPDPALLRGLTTGRLGRRAALRLGGLSALGATLAACGVPGKGTPAASVDASTLATFWAGRKQNGKVDFANWPLYMDPAHPELKKFTAKTGIEVNYQEVIQEMGPWFAKVQPQLSARQSIGYDLMVITNGIQFGQFRSAGFLAPLDHARMPNFTANASAKYTAESFDPANVFSVPWASGITGIAYDPARTGREITSLADLWDPAFKGKVGMMSDATELGNFGLLAAGIKPEGSTEDDWKKAAAKLKQQRDAGLVRKYFEQDYVDALGKGEVWLTQAWSGDVFQKNLSDGTNLKFVIPQEGGTIWTDNFAIPVTAENPVDALLLIDFFYEIANAATLAEYINYVCPVPAAQAQIKTDAAALTGTDRSDMEQVANSALVFPSEADYAKLHYYVNFTTAEQQQTFSSIFEAIVLG; from the coding sequence ATGCCCTCCCGCTCCACACCTGACCCGGCCCTGCTCCGCGGCCTCACCACCGGCCGCCTCGGCCGCCGGGCCGCCCTCCGCCTCGGCGGACTGTCCGCGCTCGGCGCCACGCTGGCCGCATGCGGCGTCCCGGGCAAGGGCACCCCGGCGGCGAGCGTGGACGCGAGCACCCTGGCCACGTTCTGGGCGGGCCGGAAGCAGAACGGCAAGGTCGACTTCGCGAACTGGCCGCTGTACATGGACCCGGCGCACCCGGAGCTGAAGAAGTTCACCGCGAAGACCGGCATCGAGGTGAACTACCAGGAGGTCATCCAGGAGATGGGCCCGTGGTTCGCCAAGGTGCAGCCGCAGCTGTCGGCGCGGCAGTCGATCGGCTACGACCTGATGGTGATCACCAACGGGATCCAGTTCGGTCAGTTCCGCTCGGCCGGCTTCCTGGCCCCGCTCGACCACGCGCGGATGCCGAACTTCACCGCGAACGCGTCCGCGAAGTACACCGCGGAGAGCTTCGACCCGGCGAACGTGTTCAGCGTGCCGTGGGCGTCCGGGATCACCGGCATCGCCTACGACCCGGCGAGGACCGGCCGGGAGATCACCAGCCTGGCCGACCTGTGGGACCCGGCGTTCAAGGGCAAGGTCGGGATGATGTCGGACGCCACCGAGCTGGGCAATTTCGGTCTGCTCGCGGCCGGGATCAAGCCCGAGGGATCGACTGAGGACGATTGGAAGAAGGCCGCCGCCAAGCTCAAGCAGCAGCGCGACGCCGGCCTGGTCCGCAAGTACTTCGAGCAGGACTACGTCGACGCGCTCGGCAAGGGCGAGGTGTGGCTCACCCAGGCCTGGTCCGGCGACGTCTTCCAGAAGAACCTCTCGGACGGCACGAACCTCAAGTTCGTGATCCCGCAGGAGGGCGGCACGATCTGGACCGACAACTTCGCCATCCCGGTCACCGCCGAGAACCCGGTCGACGCCCTGCTGCTGATCGACTTCTTCTACGAGATCGCGAACGCGGCGACGCTGGCCGAGTACATCAACTACGTCTGCCCGGTGCCCGCCGCGCAGGCGCAGATCAAGACCGACGCGGCGGCGCTGACCGGAACCGATCGCAGCGACATGGAGCAGGTGGCGAACAGCGCGCTGGTTTTCCCGAGCGAGGCGGACTACGCGAAGCTGCACTACTACGTCAACTTCACCACCGCCGAGCAGCAGCAGACCTTCTCCTCGATCTTCGAGGCCATCGTCCTCGGCTGA
- a CDS encoding GNAT family N-acetyltransferase, with protein sequence MHSDVRVDEAGPADLEIVTTLFLGYLEFYEAPAERDEARAFLAERMTRGESLILLARVGGEPAGFTQVFPSFSSVRRAPIWILNDLFVAPSARRAGVARALLRATAERAAERGVVRIELSTDETNKTAQALYEDEGYLTGFPVRHYLRRIP encoded by the coding sequence ATGCATTCCGACGTACGTGTCGACGAGGCCGGCCCGGCTGACCTGGAAATCGTGACCACGCTGTTCCTCGGCTACCTGGAGTTCTACGAGGCGCCCGCCGAGCGGGACGAGGCGCGGGCGTTCCTCGCGGAGCGGATGACCCGGGGCGAGTCGCTGATCCTGCTGGCCCGGGTCGGCGGCGAGCCGGCCGGCTTCACTCAGGTCTTCCCGTCGTTCAGCTCGGTCCGCCGGGCGCCGATCTGGATCCTGAACGACCTGTTCGTGGCCCCGTCCGCCCGCCGCGCCGGGGTGGCCCGGGCGCTGCTGCGGGCCACCGCGGAGCGCGCCGCCGAGCGGGGCGTGGTCCGGATCGAACTGTCCACCGACGAGACGAACAAGACCGCCCAGGCGCTCTACGAGGACGAGGGCTACCTGACCGGCTTCCCGGTCCGCCACTACCTGCGCCGCATCCCCTGA
- a CDS encoding PP2C family protein-serine/threonine phosphatase, with translation MAKSDVGRRTWLVLTTVALAYAAGAEIAFVVFGATSIVVLFLPAGVTLSALLLQPARRWPAILLVVAAVEIAVDLRHGLARPWGYALANTAEPLLGALLLRRNVPGRVDLARRHHLLAFLGCCVLAGPLLGAVIGATTITMSQDRGWLASFLPFWAGDAAGALTVAGTVLVWRPTRMLPVALLATVAVTVLGFWPQHLPLFYLPLPLLFGLAVRQPLAVTMPAGLAMAITANAMTSSGHGPWALLGGPVELTTATLQLFLAVAILGACFLTVGIAERDQALLQVSAARRLQRALLPTLPADRPGVRFSAGYRPADHTHDVGGDWYDVFDLPGDRIGIAVGDIVGHDLAAAAAMARLQAALRVLARTAPGPAEVLTELDLASSLITGAYSGTVGYADFNLKTRLLRYVCAGHPPPLLVTAEGGAFLWEGRSLPIAVSPGPRGHGSLTVPADAHLILYTDGLVERRGETLYAGFERLAATASRLVRAEVPDLCRALLDAMPAPGPATDDTVVLYLRFPG, from the coding sequence ATGGCGAAATCGGACGTCGGACGGCGCACCTGGCTCGTCCTGACGACCGTGGCGTTGGCGTACGCGGCCGGCGCCGAGATCGCCTTCGTGGTCTTCGGCGCCACCTCGATCGTCGTGCTGTTCCTGCCGGCCGGCGTGACCCTCTCCGCGCTGCTGCTGCAGCCGGCCCGGCGCTGGCCGGCGATCCTGCTGGTGGTGGCCGCCGTCGAGATCGCCGTCGACCTCCGGCACGGGCTGGCCCGCCCGTGGGGCTACGCCCTGGCCAACACCGCCGAACCGCTGCTCGGGGCCCTGCTGCTGCGCCGCAACGTGCCCGGCCGGGTGGACCTCGCCCGGCGGCACCACCTGCTCGCGTTCCTCGGCTGCTGCGTGCTGGCCGGACCGCTGCTCGGCGCGGTGATCGGCGCCACCACGATCACGATGAGCCAGGATCGCGGCTGGCTGGCGTCGTTCCTGCCGTTCTGGGCCGGCGACGCGGCCGGCGCGCTCACCGTCGCCGGGACGGTGCTGGTCTGGCGGCCCACCCGGATGCTGCCGGTCGCGCTCCTCGCCACCGTCGCGGTCACCGTGCTCGGCTTCTGGCCGCAGCACCTGCCACTGTTCTACCTGCCGCTCCCGCTGCTGTTCGGCCTCGCCGTCCGGCAGCCGCTCGCGGTCACCATGCCGGCCGGCCTGGCCATGGCGATCACCGCGAACGCGATGACCAGTTCCGGTCACGGGCCGTGGGCGCTGCTCGGCGGGCCGGTCGAGCTGACGACCGCCACCCTGCAGCTCTTCCTCGCCGTCGCGATCCTCGGCGCGTGCTTCCTGACCGTCGGCATCGCCGAGCGCGATCAGGCGTTGCTCCAGGTCAGCGCGGCCCGCCGGCTGCAACGCGCGCTGCTGCCGACGCTGCCCGCCGACCGGCCCGGCGTGCGGTTCAGCGCCGGCTACCGCCCGGCCGACCACACCCACGACGTCGGCGGCGACTGGTACGACGTCTTCGACCTGCCCGGCGACCGGATCGGCATCGCCGTCGGCGACATCGTCGGCCACGACCTGGCCGCGGCCGCCGCGATGGCCCGGCTCCAGGCCGCCCTGCGGGTCCTCGCCCGCACGGCGCCCGGGCCGGCCGAGGTGCTCACCGAGCTGGACCTGGCGAGCTCCCTGATCACCGGCGCCTACAGCGGCACGGTCGGCTACGCCGACTTCAACCTCAAGACCCGATTGCTTCGGTACGTGTGTGCCGGGCACCCGCCGCCGTTGCTGGTGACCGCGGAGGGCGGGGCCTTTCTGTGGGAGGGCCGTTCCCTGCCGATCGCGGTCAGTCCCGGGCCGCGCGGGCACGGCTCGCTGACCGTGCCGGCGGACGCGCACCTGATCCTCTACACCGACGGGCTGGTCGAGCGGCGCGGGGAGACCCTGTACGCCGGCTTCGAGCGGCTGGCCGCCACGGCCTCCCGGCTGGTCCGCGCCGAGGTGCCGGACCTGTGCCGGGCCCTGCTCGACGCGATGCCCGCTCCCGGGCCGGCCACCGACGACACCGTGGTGTTGTACCTGCGCTTTCCCGGTTGA
- a CDS encoding MFS transporter encodes MVTTEQTTVERLGPTLVMACVAVFVAYLPVTTVAVSLPAIQAALGASTADLSWVSDAFVLPMAALILTAGVFGDVHGRRKVFLAGLLCCAAGSAVALSASSIGVVWLGQALAGIGAAALLPTTLALISHAVPDPRRRGGCIALWATALMLALAVGPLLAGVVLEHAGWRWIYLPSIPLALLTAALAIPLVTDSRAPGKRHLDGPGQVTVAVAIVALVFAVIEGGAGSFTEPAVLGAFAVAALALAAFVGVERRSDSPMLSPALFASRGFTGTAVIAMVSFLGVIGSVFVLSLYFGLVQQLSTMEAALRLLVSTAVPVVAGPLVGRLMHRVPTRWLLSGGLVVSSGALFWLGTVDAGTSFVAISGPLALFGLGLGFVLTPMTATAVGSVPFPLAGMAAAGNNAFRQVGGALGPAVLGALLTSRAAATLPAHLTEAGVGDADRRAAEAAMADSGFQAVASIDYGDRTGAVPAALGRAFLDGFHLALTVSAALMLLAAVIAVVLLKQPKA; translated from the coding sequence ATGGTGACAACAGAGCAGACAACGGTCGAGCGGCTCGGCCCCACGCTGGTGATGGCCTGCGTCGCGGTGTTCGTGGCGTACCTGCCGGTGACCACGGTCGCGGTGAGCCTGCCGGCGATCCAGGCGGCGCTGGGGGCGTCGACCGCCGACCTGTCCTGGGTGTCGGACGCGTTCGTGCTGCCGATGGCCGCGCTGATCCTGACCGCGGGCGTCTTCGGTGACGTGCACGGCCGCCGGAAGGTCTTCCTGGCCGGCCTGCTGTGCTGCGCGGCGGGTTCGGCCGTCGCGCTGTCCGCCTCGTCGATCGGGGTCGTCTGGCTCGGCCAGGCGCTCGCCGGGATCGGCGCGGCGGCGCTGCTGCCCACCACGCTCGCGCTGATCAGCCACGCGGTGCCGGACCCGAGGCGGCGGGGCGGCTGCATCGCCCTGTGGGCGACCGCGCTCATGCTCGCCCTGGCGGTCGGCCCGCTGCTGGCCGGCGTGGTCCTGGAGCACGCCGGGTGGCGGTGGATCTACCTGCCCTCGATCCCGCTCGCGCTGCTCACCGCGGCGCTCGCGATCCCGCTGGTCACCGACTCGAGGGCGCCCGGCAAACGGCACCTGGACGGGCCGGGCCAGGTCACCGTCGCGGTGGCGATCGTCGCGCTGGTGTTCGCCGTCATCGAGGGCGGGGCCGGTTCGTTCACCGAGCCGGCGGTGCTGGGCGCGTTCGCGGTCGCGGCGCTGGCCCTGGCCGCGTTCGTCGGGGTGGAGCGCCGCAGCGACTCGCCGATGCTGAGCCCGGCCCTCTTCGCGAGCCGGGGCTTCACCGGCACGGCGGTGATCGCGATGGTCAGTTTCCTGGGGGTGATCGGCAGCGTCTTCGTGCTGAGTCTCTATTTCGGCCTGGTCCAGCAGTTGTCGACGATGGAGGCGGCGCTGCGCCTGCTGGTCAGCACGGCCGTGCCGGTGGTGGCCGGTCCGCTGGTCGGGCGGCTGATGCACCGGGTGCCGACCCGCTGGCTGCTCAGCGGCGGCCTGGTCGTCTCGTCGGGCGCCCTGTTCTGGCTCGGCACGGTCGACGCCGGCACGTCGTTCGTGGCGATCAGCGGCCCGCTCGCGCTGTTCGGTCTGGGCCTGGGCTTCGTGCTGACCCCGATGACCGCCACCGCGGTCGGCTCGGTGCCGTTTCCGCTGGCCGGGATGGCGGCGGCCGGCAACAACGCGTTCCGTCAGGTCGGCGGCGCGCTCGGCCCGGCGGTCCTGGGCGCGCTCCTGACCAGCCGGGCGGCGGCCACGCTGCCCGCCCACCTGACCGAGGCGGGAGTGGGGGACGCCGACCGGAGGGCCGCCGAAGCGGCCATGGCGGACAGCGGCTTCCAAGCGGTCGCTTCGATCGACTACGGCGACCGGACCGGCGCCGTGCCGGCCGCGCTCGGCCGCGCCTTCCTCGACGGCTTCCACCTGGCACTGACCGTGTCGGCGGCGCTGATGCTGCTCGCCGCGGTGATCGCGGTGGTCTTGTTGAAACAGCCCAAGGCCTGA
- a CDS encoding cupin domain-containing protein, whose amino-acid sequence MRTDTLARLVAADPAEFATAYWGRSPLLSRAADLRGPAGFADLLSSAAVDELLSRRGLRTPFLRVAQQGKVLPAGRYTGGGGVGAEIADQVLDEQVMRLFADGATLVLQGLHRLWAPLIDFTGRLGAELDRPLQVNAYLTPPSSQGFATHYDTHDVFVLQVEGAKRWIIHPPVLPDPLERQPWGGRADEVAATADGEPALDVVLRPGDALYLPRGWLHSARTEAGRSLHLTIGIRGLTRYALVEELLGLATADARLRATLPYGFDLTDADSVGAEVAATVAALRSWLLTADPEEIAARLRERSWPDARPAPLSPLAQLDFAAALTPADEVVARPGLRWELTRADGRITLHLTGGRTLTLPGHCEPATRLALDGAPHPVGKLPLDDDADRLVLARRLLTEGLLVPV is encoded by the coding sequence TTGAGGACCGACACCCTGGCCCGGCTCGTCGCGGCGGATCCCGCCGAGTTCGCCACCGCCTACTGGGGCCGGTCGCCGTTGCTGTCCCGGGCCGCGGATCTCCGCGGCCCGGCGGGCTTCGCCGACCTGCTCTCCTCGGCGGCGGTCGACGAGCTGCTCAGCCGCCGCGGGCTGCGCACCCCGTTCCTGCGGGTGGCGCAGCAGGGCAAGGTGCTGCCGGCCGGCCGGTACACCGGCGGCGGGGGAGTCGGCGCGGAGATCGCCGACCAGGTCCTCGACGAGCAGGTCATGCGCCTGTTCGCGGACGGCGCCACGCTGGTCCTGCAGGGACTGCACCGGCTCTGGGCGCCGCTGATCGACTTCACCGGGCGGCTCGGCGCCGAACTCGACCGGCCGCTGCAGGTCAACGCGTACCTGACGCCGCCGTCGAGCCAGGGCTTCGCCACCCACTACGACACGCACGACGTGTTCGTGCTGCAGGTCGAGGGCGCCAAACGCTGGATCATCCACCCGCCGGTGCTGCCCGACCCGCTGGAACGCCAGCCGTGGGGCGGCCGGGCCGACGAGGTCGCCGCGACCGCCGACGGGGAGCCGGCCCTCGACGTGGTGCTGCGGCCCGGGGACGCGCTCTACCTGCCGCGCGGGTGGCTGCACTCGGCCCGTACCGAAGCCGGTCGTTCGCTGCATCTCACCATCGGCATCCGGGGCCTGACCCGGTACGCCCTGGTCGAGGAGCTGCTCGGGCTGGCCACCGCGGACGCCCGGCTGCGGGCGACGCTGCCCTACGGCTTCGACCTCACCGACGCGGACTCGGTCGGCGCCGAGGTGGCCGCCACGGTCGCCGCGCTGCGCTCCTGGCTGCTCACCGCCGACCCCGAAGAGATCGCCGCCCGCCTGCGCGAACGCTCCTGGCCGGACGCCCGCCCGGCGCCGCTCAGCCCGCTCGCCCAGCTCGACTTCGCCGCCGCGCTCACCCCGGCCGACGAGGTGGTCGCCCGGCCCGGCCTGCGCTGGGAACTGACCCGCGCCGACGGCCGGATCACGCTGCACCTGACCGGCGGCCGGACCCTGACCCTGCCCGGCCACTGCGAGCCGGCCACCCGCCTGGCCCTGGACGGCGCGCCGCACCCGGTCGGCAAGCTCCCGCTCGACGACGACGCGGACCGCCTCGTGCTGGCCCGCCGCCTGCTCACCGAGGGCCTGCTCGTCCCGGTGTGA
- a CDS encoding MDR family MFS transporter, protein MVTMSGLVIAMLLAQLDNMIVAPALPTIVGDLGGLEHLSWVTTGYILATTIATPIWGKLGDLFGRRITFVAAVALFLVGSVLCGMAHNMAELVGFRGVQGLGAGGLIVGVLSIIGEMIPPRDRSKYQGVMMAVMPVAMIGGPLIGGFITDHLSWRWAFYVNLPLGIVALVVSWITLARLPKGKGAARIDWVGTVLLAVWITSLVLITTWGGTQYDWTSPQILGLIALTLAGLAAFIAVENRVAEPIMPLRVFRNRNFVLAGGIAFISGFALFGAIGYLPQYQQFVQGSSATNSGLLLMPMMAAVMVVSILVGNVISRTGRYRIFPIIGSALVVAGMFLFSTVDLHTSKTVTALYMVVLGAGMGGIMQTSTLIAQNSLEMRDMGAGTGVSTFLRNMGSSLGVSILGAIYAHHLTSSLTSAGGAAAGHEISSMTPAALRAMPEAARTLFQNAVTDGIGALFIWGSAVAVIGVVVALFVRHVPLRGSKPTTPTQAASHPTPEPAHV, encoded by the coding sequence ATGGTGACGATGAGCGGCCTGGTCATCGCCATGCTCCTCGCCCAGCTGGACAACATGATCGTGGCGCCGGCGCTGCCGACGATCGTCGGTGACCTCGGCGGCCTGGAGCATCTGTCCTGGGTGACCACCGGTTACATCCTGGCGACCACGATCGCCACCCCGATCTGGGGCAAGCTCGGCGACCTGTTCGGCCGCCGGATCACCTTCGTCGCCGCGGTCGCCCTGTTCCTGGTCGGCTCGGTGCTCTGCGGCATGGCCCACAACATGGCCGAGCTGGTCGGCTTCCGCGGCGTGCAGGGCCTGGGCGCCGGCGGCCTGATCGTCGGCGTGCTGTCGATCATCGGCGAGATGATCCCGCCGCGGGACCGCAGCAAGTACCAGGGCGTGATGATGGCGGTCATGCCGGTCGCCATGATCGGTGGCCCGCTGATCGGCGGCTTCATCACCGACCACCTGTCGTGGCGGTGGGCGTTCTACGTGAACCTGCCGCTCGGCATCGTGGCGCTGGTCGTCTCCTGGATCACGCTGGCCCGCCTGCCCAAGGGCAAGGGCGCGGCCCGCATCGACTGGGTCGGCACCGTGCTGCTCGCGGTCTGGATCACCTCGCTCGTCCTGATCACCACGTGGGGCGGCACCCAGTACGACTGGACGTCCCCGCAGATCCTCGGCCTGATCGCGCTCACCCTGGCCGGCCTGGCCGCCTTCATCGCGGTCGAGAACCGGGTCGCCGAGCCGATCATGCCGCTGCGCGTCTTCCGCAACCGGAACTTCGTGCTGGCCGGCGGGATCGCCTTCATCTCCGGCTTCGCCCTGTTCGGCGCGATCGGTTACCTCCCGCAGTACCAGCAGTTCGTCCAGGGGTCGTCGGCGACCAACAGCGGCCTGCTGCTGATGCCGATGATGGCCGCCGTCATGGTGGTCAGCATCCTGGTCGGCAACGTGATCAGCCGCACCGGCCGGTACCGCATCTTCCCGATCATCGGCTCCGCCCTCGTGGTCGCCGGGATGTTCCTGTTCAGCACGGTTGATCTGCACACCTCTAAGACGGTGACGGCCCTCTACATGGTTGTCCTCGGCGCGGGAATGGGCGGCATCATGCAGACCAGCACGCTGATCGCGCAGAACAGCCTGGAGATGCGCGACATGGGCGCCGGCACCGGCGTCTCCACGTTCCTGCGCAACATGGGCAGCTCGCTCGGCGTCTCCATCCTCGGCGCGATCTACGCCCACCACCTGACCAGCTCGCTCACCTCGGCGGGCGGCGCCGCGGCCGGCCACGAGATCTCCTCGATGACCCCGGCGGCGCTGCGCGCCATGCCGGAGGCGGCCCGCACCCTGTTCCAGAACGCGGTCACCGACGGCATCGGCGCCCTGTTCATCTGGGGCAGCGCGGTCGCCGTGATCGGCGTGGTCGTGGCCCTGTTCGTCCGCCACGTCCCGCTGCGCGGCAGCAAGCCCACCACCCCGACTCAGGCCGCCAGTCACCCCACCCCCGAGCCCGCCCACGTCTGA
- a CDS encoding BatC protein encodes MTLNSDDITSSDPRDAEGAADGGANPVGHDGGADGGAGQEGPADGGAAAGAVDGGADGSAAGEGPADGGANPLGHDGGADGTAS; translated from the coding sequence ATGACACTTAACAGCGACGACATCACCAGCTCCGACCCGCGCGACGCCGAGGGTGCCGCGGACGGCGGCGCCAACCCGGTCGGCCACGACGGCGGCGCGGACGGTGGCGCCGGCCAGGAGGGCCCGGCCGACGGCGGCGCGGCGGCGGGTGCCGTGGACGGCGGGGCCGACGGCAGCGCGGCCGGGGAGGGCCCGGCCGACGGCGGCGCGAACCCGCTCGGTCACGACGGTGGCGCGGACGGCACCGCCTCTTGA
- a CDS encoding PAS domain-containing sensor histidine kinase, with protein MGARSGAEVRDGTRRPMPELGRDQLMALIDYTSSVIYMRDSDGRYLLVNRQYERLFGLRREDIVGLTDHDLFPVEVADAFRENDLQALAGGVPVQMEEQAPGDDGVRTYLTVKFPLIDEHGVPYAVAGISTDITERSRAEAALRDSEERFRLLAEHAQDIIFRYRLEPAPAMEYLSRAVAAITGYPAEDFYADPRLILNRIEPEDRTAFERSWRAPRSGTSTFRLRRRDDAVVWIEQRAGAVTDDTGRLVAVEGILRDVTERMAAERQRVELEQQLRQSERLDSLGQLAGGIAHDFNNILAVISGYADMMVDELGEDHPSRADAAGIKQAADRGAALTRQLLMFSRSEPSQADLLDLNAVASEMTRLLARTLGEDIELGTVLVPDLPPVVMDRSKLEQVVLNAVLNARAAMPSGGRLTISTGLEHDGDGGDQVCLAVTDTGCGMTPEVVARAFEPFFTTKGRGSGTGLGLATAYGVVTDAGGQISLESEPGRGTTLRVRLPAGAQGTPGVAAPVPAAAVQAGDGRRILVVEDEEQVRDIVCRLLRKAGYQVFSAPHPAEALRMCRNDGLAFDVLLTDVIMPGMSGTQLAAELRADRPGLPVLFMSGYTSGPAPGGQELPADAPLIRKPFESKTLLDEVYRVVTEQV; from the coding sequence GTGGGAGCACGATCCGGCGCCGAGGTGCGCGACGGCACCCGCCGGCCGATGCCCGAGCTCGGCCGCGACCAGTTGATGGCGCTGATCGACTACACCTCGTCGGTGATCTACATGCGCGACTCCGACGGGCGGTACCTGCTGGTCAACCGGCAGTACGAGCGCCTGTTCGGCCTGCGCCGCGAGGACATCGTCGGGCTCACCGACCACGACCTGTTCCCGGTCGAGGTGGCCGACGCGTTCCGGGAGAACGACCTGCAGGCGCTGGCCGGCGGGGTGCCGGTCCAGATGGAGGAGCAGGCGCCCGGCGACGACGGCGTGCGCACCTACCTGACCGTCAAGTTCCCGCTGATCGACGAGCACGGCGTCCCGTACGCGGTGGCCGGCATCTCCACCGACATCACCGAGCGCAGCCGGGCCGAGGCCGCCCTGCGCGACAGCGAGGAACGGTTCCGGCTGCTCGCCGAGCACGCCCAGGACATCATCTTCCGCTACCGGCTGGAACCGGCCCCGGCGATGGAGTACCTGAGCCGGGCCGTCGCGGCGATCACCGGCTACCCGGCCGAGGACTTCTACGCCGACCCGCGACTGATCCTGAACCGGATCGAGCCCGAGGACCGGACCGCCTTCGAGCGGTCGTGGCGGGCGCCCCGGTCCGGGACCAGCACGTTCCGCCTGCGCCGCCGCGACGACGCGGTGGTCTGGATCGAGCAGCGGGCCGGCGCGGTCACCGACGACACCGGCCGGCTGGTCGCGGTCGAGGGCATCCTGCGCGACGTCACCGAGCGGATGGCCGCCGAACGCCAGCGCGTCGAGCTGGAGCAGCAGCTGCGCCAGTCGGAGCGGCTCGACTCGCTCGGGCAGCTCGCCGGCGGCATCGCCCACGACTTCAACAACATCCTCGCGGTGATCTCCGGATACGCCGACATGATGGTCGACGAGCTGGGCGAGGACCATCCCAGCCGGGCCGACGCGGCCGGCATCAAGCAGGCCGCGGACCGGGGCGCGGCGCTGACCCGTCAGCTGCTCATGTTCAGCCGGTCCGAGCCGTCGCAGGCGGATCTGCTCGACCTCAACGCGGTCGCCTCGGAGATGACCCGGCTGCTGGCCCGGACGCTCGGCGAGGACATCGAGCTCGGCACGGTGCTTGTCCCCGACCTGCCGCCGGTCGTGATGGACCGCAGCAAGCTGGAGCAGGTCGTGCTGAACGCGGTGCTCAACGCGCGGGCCGCGATGCCGTCCGGCGGCCGGCTGACGATCAGCACCGGGCTGGAGCACGACGGGGACGGCGGCGACCAGGTCTGCCTCGCGGTGACCGACACCGGCTGCGGGATGACACCGGAGGTGGTGGCCCGCGCGTTCGAGCCGTTCTTCACCACCAAGGGCCGGGGCAGCGGGACCGGGCTGGGGCTGGCCACCGCGTACGGCGTGGTCACCGACGCGGGCGGCCAGATCAGCCTGGAGTCGGAGCCGGGCCGGGGCACCACGCTGCGGGTCCGGTTGCCGGCCGGCGCGCAGGGCACGCCCGGGGTCGCCGCGCCGGTCCCGGCGGCGGCCGTGCAGGCCGGCGACGGGCGCCGGATCCTGGTCGTCGAGGACGAGGAGCAGGTCCGCGACATCGTCTGCCGGCTGCTGCGCAAGGCCGGCTACCAGGTGTTCTCGGCCCCGCACCCGGCCGAGGCGCTGCGCATGTGCCGCAACGACGGGCTGGCCTTCGACGTGCTGCTGACCGACGTGATCATGCCCGGGATGTCCGGCACCCAGCTGGCCGCGGAGCTTCGGGCGGACCGTCCCGGGCTGCCGGTGCTGTTCATGTCCGGTTACACCAGCGGCCCGGCGCCCGGCGGCCAGGAGCTGCCGGCCGACGCGCCGCTGATCCGCAAGCCGTTCGAGTCGAAGACCCTGCTCGACGAGGTCTACCGGGTGGTCACCGAGCAGGTCTGA
- a CDS encoding Lrp/AsnC family transcriptional regulator, with the protein MIKETGLMDQLDRQLLQALQLDGRTPFSRIATVLGVSDQTVARRFRRLRTEAGLRVLGVADESRLGRSNWIVRLQCTPDTAEGLAGALARRPDTSYVALISGGSEVTCAMKPRSRADRDELLLNRLRRTPRLAGFSAHCLLHRFYGGRLGRLAKTGALTPEQQAALRPAPVTGTGTATVDDLDEALLGALFRDGRATLAELQAATGQSEDVLRHRLDRLRTNGVLYFAVQYAPEHLGHDVDAMLWLTVTPSALSTVGHALAAHPEVEFAAASTGPANIVASVSCRDTEHLYRYLSDDLGALSGIQSAETTLTLRRIKQLALGIA; encoded by the coding sequence ATGATCAAGGAGACGGGGTTGATGGACCAGCTCGATCGGCAACTGCTGCAGGCCCTGCAACTCGACGGCCGCACCCCGTTCAGCCGGATCGCGACCGTCCTCGGCGTCTCCGACCAGACCGTCGCCCGCCGGTTCCGCCGCCTGCGCACCGAGGCCGGCCTGCGTGTCCTCGGCGTGGCCGACGAGAGCCGGCTCGGCCGCTCGAACTGGATCGTCCGCCTGCAGTGCACGCCGGACACGGCCGAGGGACTTGCCGGGGCGCTCGCCCGCCGCCCGGACACCTCCTACGTCGCGCTGATCTCCGGCGGCAGCGAGGTGACCTGTGCGATGAAGCCCCGGAGCCGGGCCGACCGCGACGAGCTGCTCCTGAACCGGCTGCGGCGCACCCCGCGGCTGGCCGGGTTCAGCGCGCACTGCCTGCTGCACCGGTTCTACGGCGGGCGGCTCGGCCGGCTGGCGAAGACCGGCGCCCTCACCCCGGAGCAGCAGGCGGCGTTGCGCCCGGCGCCGGTCACCGGCACGGGCACCGCGACCGTCGACGACCTCGACGAGGCGCTGCTCGGCGCGCTGTTCCGGGACGGCCGCGCCACCCTGGCCGAGCTGCAGGCCGCGACCGGCCAGTCCGAGGACGTGCTGCGGCACCGCCTCGACCGGTTGCGGACGAACGGCGTGCTCTACTTCGCCGTGCAGTACGCCCCCGAGCACCTGGGCCACGACGTCGACGCGATGCTCTGGCTCACCGTGACGCCGTCCGCCCTGTCCACGGTCGGGCACGCGCTCGCCGCCCATCCGGAGGTGGAGTTCGCCGCCGCGTCCACCGGCCCGGCGAACATCGTCGCCTCGGTCTCCTGCCGCGACACCGAGCATCTCTACCGGTACCTCAGCGACGACCTCGGCGCCCTGTCCGGCATTCAGTCCGCCGAGACCACCCTGACCCTGCGCCGGATCAAGCAGCTGGCCCTGGGGATAGCCTGA